The Synchiropus splendidus isolate RoL2022-P1 chromosome 1, RoL_Sspl_1.0, whole genome shotgun sequence genome includes a window with the following:
- the LOC128749015 gene encoding methyl-CpG-binding domain protein 5-like → MNGGKDCEAGDERQVVPVQVPIGWQRKGEHSGGVIYISPSGSVLSSLEQVKTYLLTDGTCKCGLECPLILHKVFNFDPGAAVKQRTAEDVKADEDVTKLCIHKRKLLAVATLHKSMETHPPLASTGGGTSTVVATAHPSTQRSIRTKPPDGTVTAGSDCKNPFKIMIGAGQQHPSRMYPSPDISGAHQPDHYHGYSRPQRPVGGEPGPKSPYRAGYGGMLSPPPPPSPSGDTLGSPDGFTRTNTCGFPGAGSPGSASIHGNLRTPLSPPSMMLHGSPLGQSSCAMTGRTSTPLSPTATAKSPVMNLSRVNFPPGLDMPRTSFHHKTPSAVHPVPPPPPTQNPCALQKRQLTSEKDPLGILDPIPSKPVSQAQNNGPNSNFQPNIHSQVPMMNVNIPPPAIVPLPSNLPLPTVKPGPVGHGGHVQRTQQGGPVSSMSPSPVTSPVHMAGPTIGRMEASPHRSRSSSTSSDHGNFAMPSGHQAQCSNIKVPPRSPRSTMGSPRPAMPSSPSTNKTDPLQQYKDSQLLSGIGNSIGNQQHSNPMYSPTSASSTLATPSASQKGHPGLLGMPLNQILNQQNAASFPASSLLSAAAKAQLANQNKLGAASNGPVGLSSSGVGIAGGGGGVNAVGGCHPSTMSGSRNLEGHSTLNPMLPPNSNLLLNTPEGQSGRAALRDKLMAQQRDPMRKRKHSSGSASVSNEISNNMVFNMLNKSSMGGQAVHGPSATEQLRKVGRLGNLPPNASMAQLLQSMSCQSSHNITGNSHRPGLSPGSGHGPQGPVQQHYTENTSVVPGVAQQNLLAQQRLRAPVDTLQHCQNMDTSGGHQGSRPGVFSDMRGQMQASAMGNCGPVGPGGGSIGPDGLPHGRHNTNPPHLSHSGPHPSQQTLHHGVTRTNMVVMTHGPGDGGATQTMSDTGNPSSHGNNLGSVQTHANAAGGQMYQQQIVQGMQQGVAFHPSYQSQQHFSDNPQYTDSSNNSNSASMACLYQNYQQGMMPHSQYGEGHQLQNDGLRAGTPGSDRGPSRGPESVDAIYRAVVDAASKGMHVTITTTVSGTTQASPVPALSAMSAFTASIGEPVNLPQTVSAVLHGHQDVEALPQQARARQTRPGGGQKNMDPGKSTPDSLEVNDYFRSPSRGTPRGQWDAETNCTGAFDSQSNSNAWVGEEILECSTQVRSSPCMERAANLAPAPPCPADASNDHNLTMAHGKPFLEDNYRFNNCSRTPANYKERLEQTVERCAHINGNAQHFNSRGYGEVLGPSRQELTGDDQSPSSSTSLEGPLATAKEYSHYNGHFNGMAPSPSDTKSLSSEEDLRHPDSPSSELLHYRTRTFNMGELVWGQLKGFPPWPAKLAGDEQVSAAAMQLREQAKVEPEKLKTLTHDLEALDRAAKRGLKPGKLNNHLEAAIHEAMSELDKMSGTIPSRDRQVKLPKPKRRKISR, encoded by the exons ATGAATGGAGGAAAGGACTGTGAAGCAGGGGATGAAAGACAGGTTGTCCCTGTCCAGGTCCCCATCGGCTGGCAACGCAAGGGGGAACACAGTGGAGGGGTCATATACATAAG TCCTAGTGGTTCAGTGCTGTCCAGTTTGGAGCAGGTAAAGACCTACCTTCTTACAGATGGAACCTGCAAATGTGGTCTGGAGTGCCCACTTATCCTCCACAAG GTCTTTAACTTCGACCCTGGTGCAGCTGTGAAACAGAGAACAGCAGAGGATGTGAAAGCAGATGAAGATGTGACCAAACTCTGTATTCACAAGAGAAAGCTTCTGGCTGTGGCTACGTTACACAAGAGCATGGAGACTCATCCACCTCTCGCGAGTACTGGGGGAG GTACATCAACAGTGGTGGCAACAGCACATCCTTCAACACAGCGTTCAATAAGGACTAAACCCCCAGATGGCACAGTAACCGCTGGCTCCGACTGTAAGAATCCATTCAAGATAATGATAGGAGCTGGACAACAGCACCCATCACGGATGTATCCATCGCCAGATATAAGCGGAGCCCATCAACCAGATCACTATCACGGGTATTCAAGACCACAACGGCCAGTAGGTGGTGAGCCAGGCCCAAAATCTCCTTATCGGGCAGGCTACGGTGGTATGTTAagccctcctcccccaccaTCTCCCAGTGGCGACACGTTGGGCAGCCCAGATGGCTTTACAAGGACCAATACGTGTGGGTTCCCAGGAGCTGGAAGTCCTGGTTCAGCCTCGATTCATGGGAATTTAAGGACACCTCTTTCTCCCCCTAGCATGATGCTTCATGGCTCTCCTCTTGGCCAGTCATCATGTGCCATGACAGGAAGGACTAGTACACCCCTCTCCCCTACGGCCACTGCCAAAAGCCCTGTCATGAACCTGTCACGTGTGAACTTTCCCCCAGGTCTGGATATGCCCCGGACATCATTTCACCATAAAACACCATCTGCAGTTCATCCTGTACCACCCCCGCCACCGACACAAAACCCCTGTGCACTACAAAAAAGGCAGTTGACATCGGAAAAAGATCCATTAGGCATTTTAGACCCCATTCCCAGCAAGCCTGTTAGCCAGGCACAAAACAATGGCCCAAACTCCAATTTCCAGCCGAACATCCACTCTCAGGTACCAATGATGAATGTAAACATACCCCCACCTGCCATTGTTCCTTTGCCAAGTAATTTACCTTTACCCACTGTAAAACCCGGTCCTGTCGGTCATGGAGGCCATGTTCAAAGGACCCAACAAGGTGGGCCAGTGTCTTCTATGTCTCCTTCTCCCGTCACATCTCCTGTTCACATGGCAGGGCCCACTATTGGTAGGATGGAGGCTTCACCTCATCGTTCGCGTTCCTCCTCAACCTCCTCCGATCATGGGAACTTTGCCATGCCCTCTGGACATCAAGCCCAGTGTAGCAACATTAAAGTACCTCCACGGTCCCCGAGGTCAACAATGGGTTCACCCAGGCCAGCAATGCCCTCCAGCCCctccacaaacaaaacagacccTCTTCAACAGTACAAAGACTCACAACTTCTGTCTGGGATAGGAAACTCAATTGGCAACCAGCAGCACAGCAATCCTATGTACTCACCAACCTCTGCCTCTTCCACATTAGCCACCCCCAGCGCTTCCCAAAAGGGTCACCCAGGTCTCCTGGGGATGCCTCTCAACCAGATCCTTAACCAACAAAATGCTGCTTCCTTCCCCGCTAGCAGTCTCCTGTCAGCGGCAGCCAAAGCACAGCTagcaaatcaaaacaaacttggTGCTGCTAGTAATGGCCCTGTCGGGTTGTCTAGCAGTGGTGTTGGTATcgcaggtggtggtggtggagtcaaTGCAGTGGGTGGTTGTCATCCTAGTACTATGAGTGGCTCTCGAAACCTGGAGGGACACAGCACTTTAAACCCAATGCTCCCACCAAACTCCAACTTATTACTCAACACTCCTGAAGGGCAAAGTGGTCGTGCAGCTCTGAGAGACAAGTTGATGGCCCAGCAGAGGGACCCCATGCGAAAACGCAAGCATTCATCGGGCAGTGCATCAGTTAGTAACGAAATCAGCAACAATATGGTTTTTAACATGCTTAATAAATCAAGCATGGGAGGACAAGCCGTGCACGGTCCGAGTGCCACTGAGCAGTTACGAAAAGTAGGTCGTTTGGGGAACCTTCCTCCAAACGCGTCCATGGCCCAGCTACTCCAGTCTATGAGCTGTCAGAGCTCTCATAATATCACAGGGAACAGCCATCGCCCAGGCCTCAGCCCAGGCTCGGGGCATGGTCCTCAAGGCCCTGTTCAGCAACACTacacagaaaacacttcagttgtCCCTGGTGTTGCACAACAAAATCTTCTTGCCCAGCAGAGGCTCCGCGCACCTGTCGACACTTTACAACACTGCCAGAACATGGACACCTCTGGAGGCCACCAAGGCTCTCGTCCTGGCGTATTCTCAGATATGAGGGGCCAGATGCAGGCATCTGCCATGGGTAACTGTGGGCCTGTAGGCCCTGGGGGTGGATCAATAGGTCCCGATGGCTTGCCTCATGGACGCCATAACACTAATCCTCCACATTTGTCCCATTCCGGACCGCATCCCTCACAGCAAACCCTGCATCATGGTGTAACTCGGACAAATATGGTGGTCATGACTCATGGACCTGGAGATGGTGGTGCCACCCAAACCATGTCTGACACAG GAAATCCTTCATCACATGGCAACAACCTGGGCAGTGTGCAGACTCACGCCAATGCAGCTGGAGGTCAGATGTACCAGCAGCAGATCGTCCAGGGCATGCAGCAGGGAGTGGCCTTCCACCCAAGCTACCAGAGCCAACAGCACTTCTCAGACAACCCCCAGTATAcagacagcagcaacaacagcaactccGCCTCGATGGCGTGCCTTTATCAGAACTACCAG CAGGGGATGATGCCACATTCTCAGTATGGGGAGGGGCATCAGCTGCAGAACGACGGCTTACGAGCGGGCACACCTGGCTCTGACCGAGGACCCAGCAGAGGCCCGGAGTCTGTGGATGCCATCTATAGAGCGGTGGTGGATGCAGCGAGCAAAGGAATGCATGTCACCATCACGACCACAGTTAGTGGAACCACACAGGCCAGCCCAGTGCCTGCACTGAGCGCCATGAGTGCCTTCACCGCCTCTATAGGGGAACCGGTTAATCTCCCCCAAACAGTCAGCGCTGTTTTGCATGGGCACCAAGATGTGGAGGCGTTACCCCAACAGGCCAGAGCACGGCAGACAAGGCCAGGAGGCGGTCAGAAGAACATGGATCCAGGGAAGAGCACTCCAGATAGCCTAGAGGTCAACGACTACTTCCGTTCTCCAAGCAGGGGCACGCCCAGGGGTCAGTGGGATGCAGAGACGAATTGCACCGGAGCCTTCGACTCTCAGAGCAATAGCAATGCCTGGGTTGGCGAAGAGATTCTGGAGTGTTCCACTCAAGTAAGAAGTAGTCCTTGCATGGAGAGAGCTGCTAACTTGGCTCCTGCCCCACCTTGTCCAGCTGATGCTTCCAATGACCATAATCTTACCATGGCTCATGGAAAACCTTTCCTGGAGGACAACTATCGCTTCAACAACTGCAGTCGGACTCCAGCAAACTACAAAGAGCGCCTGGAGCAGACTGTGGAGCGCTGTGCACACATCAATGGCAACGCTCAACATTTTAACTCCCGGGGTTATGGCGAGGTGCTGGGACCCTCACGGCAGGAGCTGACGGGTGACGACCAGTCACCGAGTTCCTCCACTAGCCTAGAGGGACCCCTGGCTACTGCTAAAGAATACAGCCACTACAATGGCCACTTCAACGGCATGGCTCCCAGCCCTTCAGACACAAAGAGTCTAAGCAGTGAGGAAGACCTTCGGCATCCAGACTCTCCCTCCTCAGAGCTACTTCACTACAGGACAAGGACCTTCAATATGGGGGAGCTGGTCTGGGGCCAGCTAAAGGGCTTTCCACCTTGGCCTGCCAAGCTGGCTGGGGATGAGCAAGTGTCAGCTGCGGCGATGCAGCTGCGAGAACAGGCTAAG GTGGAGCctgaaaagttaaaaacactAACTCATGATTTGGAGGCACTGGACCGTGCCGCTAAAAGAGGCCTGAA GCCAGGGAAACTGAATAATCACTTGGAAGCTGCTATCCACGAGGCCATGAGTGAACTCGACAAGATGTCGGGAACG ATCCCATCCAGAGACCGCCAGGTGAAGCTTCCCAAACCTAAACGGAGAAAGATATCCAGATAA
- the kif5c gene encoding kinesin heavy chain isoform X2, protein MADAAECGVRVMCRFRPLNEAEITRGDKYIPKFKEDDTVLITGKPYVFDRVLPPNTSQEHVYDQCAKQIVKDVLGGYNGTIFAYGQTSSGKTHTMEGKLHDPQLMGIIPRISHDIFDHIYSMDENLEFHIKVSYFEIYLDKIRDLLDVSKTNLAVHEDKNRVPYVKGCTERFVSSPEEVMDVIDEGKANRHVAVTNMNEHSSRSHSIFLINIKQENVETEKKLSGKLYLVDLAGSEKVSKTGAEGAVLDEAKNINKSLSALGNVISALAEGTKTHVPYRDSKMTRILQDSLGGNCRTTIIICCSPSIYNEAETKSTLMFGQRAKTIKNTVSVNLELTAEEWKKKFEKEKEKNKSLKSVIQRLETELQRWRNGENVPEDEQLNSKDQKSVEPCDNSLVIDNLLPVDGERLGSICSSERSKYEEDISNLYKQLDDKDDEINHHSQLAEKLKEQMMDQDELLASTRRDQDKIQEELCRLQTENELAKEEVKEVLQALEELAVNYDQKSQEVEEGQQTNMQLMEELQHKTALLSVAQRDLGQLQELSGLQRKRAAEVLNLLLRDLSEIGAIIGTSDAKSDTMSEGKGNGSVVEEEFTVARLYISKMKSEVKSLVNRSKQLESTQADAHRKIQANEKELASCQLLVSQHQAKIKSLTDYMQNMEQKKRQLEESQDTLTEELAKLQAQEKMNEMSREEKEKEDRQDSSESIKKSLEEQLENHREAHQKQLGRLRDELEDKQRMLDELSDLNQGLVLEQRRLMSDYDKLKAEEQEKDAKLQRLMTLMEQTEQAKEDLKGLEETVAKELQTLHNLRKLFVQDLTMRVKKNAELDCEEGLSNVAQKQKISFLENNLEQLTKVHKQLVRDNADLRCELPKLEKRLRATAERVKALENALKEAKENAMRDRKRYQQDVDRIKEVVRAKNMARRGYSAQIAKPIRPGHHPLSSPVCSSIRTGRAYN, encoded by the exons ATGGCGGACGCGGCGGAGTGCGGAGTCCGAGTGATGTGCCGCTTCAGGCCCCTGAACGAGGCCGAAATCACCCGCGGAGACAAGTACATCCCCAAATTCAAGGAGGACGACACAGTGCTGATAACG GGCAAGCCATATGTTTTTGACCGTGTGTTGCCCCCTAACACGTCCCAGGAACACGTGTATGACCAGTGTGCCAAACAAATCGTCAAAG ATGTCCTCGGTGGTTACAATGGCACCATCTTTGCCTACGGACAGACGTCGTCTGGCAAGACTCACACCATGGAG GGCAAGTTGCATGATCCTCAGCTGATGGGAATCATCCCTCGCATCTCCCATGATATCTTTGATCACATCTACTCCATGGATGAAAACCTGGAATTTCACATCAAG GtctcttattttgaaatctaCTTGGACAAGATAAGAGACCTGCTGGATG TGTCGAAGACAAACCTGGCCGTCCACGAGGACAAGAACCGAGTTCCCTATGTGAAG GGATGTACCGAGCGTTTCGTGTCCAGCCCAGAGGAGGTGATGGACGTCATCGATGAGGGAAAGGCTAACCGGCACGTGGCAGTGACAA ACATGAACGAGCACAGCTCTCGCAGCCACAGCATATTCCTCATCAACATCAAGCAGGAGAACGTGGAGACGGAGAAGAAGCTGTCTGGAAAGCTTTACCTGGTGGATCTGGCTGGCAGCGAGAAG GTCAGTAAGACAGGGGCGGAAGGCGCAGTGCTGGACGAAGCCAAGAATATCAACAAGTCATTGTCTGCGCTCGGGAACGTCATCTCTGCTCTGGCTGAGGGAACG aAAACTCATGTCCCGTATCGAGACAGCAAGATGACCCGGATCCTGCAGGACTCGCTGGGAGGAAACTGTCGCACCACTATCATCATCTGCTGCTCGCCATCCATCTACAACGAGGCTGAGACAAAGTCCACGCTCATGTTTGGACAGAG AGCCAAGACCATCAAGAACACAGTATCCGTGAATCTGGAGCTGACTGCTGAGGAGTGGAAGAAGAAGtttgagaaggagaaggagaagaacaagAGTCTGAAGAGCGTCATCCAGAGGTTGGAGACAGAACTTCAACGCTGGCGGAatg GGGAGAACGTTCCTGAAGACGAGCAGCTGAACTCCAAAGACCAGAAGAGCGTCGAACCCTGTGACAACTCACTTGTCATCGACAACCTGCTGCCAGTGGACGGAGAGAGGCTCGGATCCATCTGCTCCTCAGAGAGGAGCAAGTATGAGGAGGACATTAGCAACCTGTACAAACAGCTGGATGACAAA GACGATGAGATCAACCATCACAGCCAGCTTGCAGAGAAACTTAAAGAGCAGATGATGGACCAGGACGAG CTGCTGGCCTCGACTCGAAGAGACCAGGACAAGATCCAGGAGGAGTTGTGTCGGCTGCAGACTGAAAATGAGCTTGCTaaagaggaggtgaaggaggtgcTGCAGGCTCTGGAGGAGCTGGCTGTCAACTATGATCAGAAGAgtcaggaagtggaggagggaCAGCAGACCAATATGCAGctgatggaggagctgcagcacaaGACG GCGCTGCTTTCTGTTGCCCAGAGAGACCTCGGCCAGCTCCAGGAGCTCAGTGGCCTCCAAAGGAAGAGAGCTGCAGAGGTCCTGAACCTGCTGCTGCGAGACCTCAGTGAGATTGGAGCCATCATCGGAACCAGCGACGCCAAATCTGACACT ATGTCCGAGGGGAAGGGGAACGGCTCAGTGGTGGAGGAAGAGTTCACCGTGGCTCGTCTCTACATCAGTAAGATGAAGTCGGAGGTAAAGTCTCTGGTCAACCGCAGCAAACAGCTGGAGAGCACACAAGCCGACGCCCACCGCAAGATCCAAGCTAATGAAAAAGAGCTGGCTTCCTGTCAACTCCTGGTCTCGCAG CACCAGGCCAAGATCAAGTCCCTGACCGACTACATGCAGAACATGGAGCAAAAGAAgaggcagctggaggagagtcAGGACACTCTGACCGAAGAGCTGGCTAAACTCCAGGCTCAAG AGAAGATGAACGAGATGtccagagaggagaaggagaaggaggacagacaggacaGCAGTGAGAGCATAAAG AAATCTCTGGAAGAGCAGCTGGAGAACCACAGGGAGGCTCATCAGAAGCAACTTGGTCGCCTCAGAGACGAGCTGGAGGACAAGCAGAGGATGCTGGATGAGCTCTCCGA TCTGAACCAGGGTCTGGTACTGGAGCAGAGGAGGCTCATGTCCGACTACGACaagctgaaagctgaagagCAGGAGAAGGATGCCAAGCTGCAGAGGCTCAT GACGCTAATGGAGCAAACGGAGCAGGCCAAGGAGGACTTGAAGGGTCTGGAGGAGACCGTG GCTAAAGAGTTGCAGACTCTCCACAACCTCAGAAAGTTGTTTGTCCAGGACCTGACCATGAGGGTGAAGAAG AATGCCGAGCTGGACTGTGAGGAAGGACTTAGCAACGTCGCCCAAAAGCAGAAGATCTCCTTCCTGGAGAACAACCTGGAGCAGCTCACCAAAGTCCACAAGCAG CTGGTGCGTGACAACGCAGACCTGCGTTGCGAGTTGCCGAAGCTGGAGAAGCGTCTGCGTGCCACGGCGGAGCGGGTCAAAGCTCTGGAGAACGCCCTGAAGGAGGCCAAGGAGAACGCCATGAGGGACCGTAAGAGGTACCAGCAGGATGTGGACCGGATCAAAGAAGTGGTGCGAGCCAAGAACATGGCCAGGAGGGGCTACTCAGCTCAGATCG CGAAGCCCATCCGGCCTGGACATCACCCGCTATCGTCCCCTGTCTGCAGCTCCATCAGGACGGGCAGAGCCTACAACTGA
- the kif5c gene encoding kinesin heavy chain isoform X1, giving the protein MADAAECGVRVMCRFRPLNEAEITRGDKYIPKFKEDDTVLITGKPYVFDRVLPPNTSQEHVYDQCAKQIVKDVLGGYNGTIFAYGQTSSGKTHTMEGKLHDPQLMGIIPRISHDIFDHIYSMDENLEFHIKVSYFEIYLDKIRDLLDVSKTNLAVHEDKNRVPYVKGCTERFVSSPEEVMDVIDEGKANRHVAVTNMNEHSSRSHSIFLINIKQENVETEKKLSGKLYLVDLAGSEKVSKTGAEGAVLDEAKNINKSLSALGNVISALAEGTKTHVPYRDSKMTRILQDSLGGNCRTTIIICCSPSIYNEAETKSTLMFGQRAKTIKNTVSVNLELTAEEWKKKFEKEKEKNKSLKSVIQRLETELQRWRNGENVPEDEQLNSKDQKSVEPCDNSLVIDNLLPVDGERLGSICSSERSKYEEDISNLYKQLDDKDDEINHHSQLAEKLKEQMMDQDELLASTRRDQDKIQEELCRLQTENELAKEEVKEVLQALEELAVNYDQKSQEVEEGQQTNMQLMEELQHKTALLSVAQRDLGQLQELSGLQRKRAAEVLNLLLRDLSEIGAIIGTSDAKSDTMSEGKGNGSVVEEEFTVARLYISKMKSEVKSLVNRSKQLESTQADAHRKIQANEKELASCQLLVSQHQAKIKSLTDYMQNMEQKKRQLEESQDTLTEELAKLQAQEKMNEMSREEKEKEDRQDSSESIKVSGRSVLMDSAVCVFIWNLIQFWSENHQKSLEEQLENHREAHQKQLGRLRDELEDKQRMLDELSDLNQGLVLEQRRLMSDYDKLKAEEQEKDAKLQRLMTLMEQTEQAKEDLKGLEETVAKELQTLHNLRKLFVQDLTMRVKKNAELDCEEGLSNVAQKQKISFLENNLEQLTKVHKQLVRDNADLRCELPKLEKRLRATAERVKALENALKEAKENAMRDRKRYQQDVDRIKEVVRAKNMARRGYSAQIAKPIRPGHHPLSSPVCSSIRTGRAYN; this is encoded by the exons ATGGCGGACGCGGCGGAGTGCGGAGTCCGAGTGATGTGCCGCTTCAGGCCCCTGAACGAGGCCGAAATCACCCGCGGAGACAAGTACATCCCCAAATTCAAGGAGGACGACACAGTGCTGATAACG GGCAAGCCATATGTTTTTGACCGTGTGTTGCCCCCTAACACGTCCCAGGAACACGTGTATGACCAGTGTGCCAAACAAATCGTCAAAG ATGTCCTCGGTGGTTACAATGGCACCATCTTTGCCTACGGACAGACGTCGTCTGGCAAGACTCACACCATGGAG GGCAAGTTGCATGATCCTCAGCTGATGGGAATCATCCCTCGCATCTCCCATGATATCTTTGATCACATCTACTCCATGGATGAAAACCTGGAATTTCACATCAAG GtctcttattttgaaatctaCTTGGACAAGATAAGAGACCTGCTGGATG TGTCGAAGACAAACCTGGCCGTCCACGAGGACAAGAACCGAGTTCCCTATGTGAAG GGATGTACCGAGCGTTTCGTGTCCAGCCCAGAGGAGGTGATGGACGTCATCGATGAGGGAAAGGCTAACCGGCACGTGGCAGTGACAA ACATGAACGAGCACAGCTCTCGCAGCCACAGCATATTCCTCATCAACATCAAGCAGGAGAACGTGGAGACGGAGAAGAAGCTGTCTGGAAAGCTTTACCTGGTGGATCTGGCTGGCAGCGAGAAG GTCAGTAAGACAGGGGCGGAAGGCGCAGTGCTGGACGAAGCCAAGAATATCAACAAGTCATTGTCTGCGCTCGGGAACGTCATCTCTGCTCTGGCTGAGGGAACG aAAACTCATGTCCCGTATCGAGACAGCAAGATGACCCGGATCCTGCAGGACTCGCTGGGAGGAAACTGTCGCACCACTATCATCATCTGCTGCTCGCCATCCATCTACAACGAGGCTGAGACAAAGTCCACGCTCATGTTTGGACAGAG AGCCAAGACCATCAAGAACACAGTATCCGTGAATCTGGAGCTGACTGCTGAGGAGTGGAAGAAGAAGtttgagaaggagaaggagaagaacaagAGTCTGAAGAGCGTCATCCAGAGGTTGGAGACAGAACTTCAACGCTGGCGGAatg GGGAGAACGTTCCTGAAGACGAGCAGCTGAACTCCAAAGACCAGAAGAGCGTCGAACCCTGTGACAACTCACTTGTCATCGACAACCTGCTGCCAGTGGACGGAGAGAGGCTCGGATCCATCTGCTCCTCAGAGAGGAGCAAGTATGAGGAGGACATTAGCAACCTGTACAAACAGCTGGATGACAAA GACGATGAGATCAACCATCACAGCCAGCTTGCAGAGAAACTTAAAGAGCAGATGATGGACCAGGACGAG CTGCTGGCCTCGACTCGAAGAGACCAGGACAAGATCCAGGAGGAGTTGTGTCGGCTGCAGACTGAAAATGAGCTTGCTaaagaggaggtgaaggaggtgcTGCAGGCTCTGGAGGAGCTGGCTGTCAACTATGATCAGAAGAgtcaggaagtggaggagggaCAGCAGACCAATATGCAGctgatggaggagctgcagcacaaGACG GCGCTGCTTTCTGTTGCCCAGAGAGACCTCGGCCAGCTCCAGGAGCTCAGTGGCCTCCAAAGGAAGAGAGCTGCAGAGGTCCTGAACCTGCTGCTGCGAGACCTCAGTGAGATTGGAGCCATCATCGGAACCAGCGACGCCAAATCTGACACT ATGTCCGAGGGGAAGGGGAACGGCTCAGTGGTGGAGGAAGAGTTCACCGTGGCTCGTCTCTACATCAGTAAGATGAAGTCGGAGGTAAAGTCTCTGGTCAACCGCAGCAAACAGCTGGAGAGCACACAAGCCGACGCCCACCGCAAGATCCAAGCTAATGAAAAAGAGCTGGCTTCCTGTCAACTCCTGGTCTCGCAG CACCAGGCCAAGATCAAGTCCCTGACCGACTACATGCAGAACATGGAGCAAAAGAAgaggcagctggaggagagtcAGGACACTCTGACCGAAGAGCTGGCTAAACTCCAGGCTCAAG AGAAGATGAACGAGATGtccagagaggagaaggagaaggaggacagacaggacaGCAGTGAGAGCATAAAGGTGAGTGGAAGGAGCGTCTTGATGGACagtgctgtttgtgtgtttatttggaATCTGATCCAGTTCTGGTCTGAAAACCATCAGAAATCTCTGGAAGAGCAGCTGGAGAACCACAGGGAGGCTCATCAGAAGCAACTTGGTCGCCTCAGAGACGAGCTGGAGGACAAGCAGAGGATGCTGGATGAGCTCTCCGA TCTGAACCAGGGTCTGGTACTGGAGCAGAGGAGGCTCATGTCCGACTACGACaagctgaaagctgaagagCAGGAGAAGGATGCCAAGCTGCAGAGGCTCAT GACGCTAATGGAGCAAACGGAGCAGGCCAAGGAGGACTTGAAGGGTCTGGAGGAGACCGTG GCTAAAGAGTTGCAGACTCTCCACAACCTCAGAAAGTTGTTTGTCCAGGACCTGACCATGAGGGTGAAGAAG AATGCCGAGCTGGACTGTGAGGAAGGACTTAGCAACGTCGCCCAAAAGCAGAAGATCTCCTTCCTGGAGAACAACCTGGAGCAGCTCACCAAAGTCCACAAGCAG CTGGTGCGTGACAACGCAGACCTGCGTTGCGAGTTGCCGAAGCTGGAGAAGCGTCTGCGTGCCACGGCGGAGCGGGTCAAAGCTCTGGAGAACGCCCTGAAGGAGGCCAAGGAGAACGCCATGAGGGACCGTAAGAGGTACCAGCAGGATGTGGACCGGATCAAAGAAGTGGTGCGAGCCAAGAACATGGCCAGGAGGGGCTACTCAGCTCAGATCG CGAAGCCCATCCGGCCTGGACATCACCCGCTATCGTCCCCTGTCTGCAGCTCCATCAGGACGGGCAGAGCCTACAACTGA